The sequence AGGCTGCTAGGAAGTTCCATGACCATCAGGAACACAGCCTCTTTCTATCTTGTTGCTTTACTCCCTCATGGTCCAACATGGCTGCCCATGCTCCAGCTCTCATGCTTGGATTCCagccagaaggaaggaagaaggggatgCTGAAGCACACGTCCCCTCTCCTTTTAAGAATACTTCTAGAAAGTTCCAACTACCACTTTTGCTCATAGGCAGAACTTCGGCTGAATGACCATATTTTTCTGTAAGCAGTCAGGCCTGGGCGTGGAGAGGGGCCTGCagatggagagatggagggaggtggTCTGGGGAGGAAGCAAGTGCTTGCTCTGGAAAAGAGATTGAAAGGGCCTGAGCAGGCAGGGGAGCTGGAGGCAGGGGAGCGGGAAGGAGAGGTGGAAGAGGATGgctgcctgcctcctgcttccAGGGCTCGGGAGGCCTGATGGGCAGCGTTCCATCAGCCTGCCTCTGTTTGCTTTGGGAGTAGGAGTGGGGTCAGGGCCTGCAACTGGGTTTAAGAATGAGGAAGGTTTGGAGCAGAGGTGGAGAAGTTGATGGGGGTCAGGTCAGAGGTCAGTAGGTCAGAAGCTGCTGGGAGGGACCCCCAGGTTCTGCTAAGCACAGGTGAtcttgaataagtgaatgagcAAAGCCCTAAAGAGGTGGGACTCAGGGGGAGGGCTCAGGACTGCATCCTCACAGCACAAGAAACCCACCACCGTTCTGTCCCCTTTGAACGGCGAGAGGAAGCTGttccctgtgtctcagggctgtAAACAGCAGGCAGATCCTGCCAAGCCCAGCACTCCCTGCACCCCTGTTGGCTGTGCTCCCTGTGGTGCCCTGATGCCAAGAGCAGGACCAGGCCCAGGAAGGTGACCTCGAGGACGAATGAATGAACGAAAGGGTAGGAGCTCCCCTGCGTCTGTGCTCAGACCCTGTCCAGCGGGTGTCGCTGGAGAaatggagggtggagggtggagggaggcagcTCCTGGTGGCCAGGGCTTGACTTCCCCAGATAAAAGAGGTGGGGACGGAAGTGTGGCTCGTGCTCCACCCTGACTCTCTGGGCGGGAAGCCAGCAGATGGGCCTATTTCCAGAATCAGCAGTGCTTTCAGCAGAGTATTTCTGGAGCGCATGAGCCTTACTCTAGCTTTCGGGGTTGCTCCCACCCTGGGCAGACACCTGGCCACTCCCGCTTCCTGGTGACTGACTGTGGTGAGACGGCAGCAGCCTTCCCCTGGAGCCTCTGGCTTTGTGCCCCTCACCCCGAGCTGGGCCACTTTCCAGGCCTGCTGTGCCTGTCTGGGCACTAGAAAGTtctgcagggcaggctggctCTCTCTTTCTGGCAGAACAACTGGAGACCTCACTCTTCCACCTCCTGCGGCAAGACTCGCCACCCACGTGCTAATCTCCGAACTCCCCTGTGCCCCCATGTCCCTATGGGTCAAAAGGGAAAAACAACCTCCCTTAGCACAGTTCCAGGTTCCTGTGAGACTAAGACAAGAGGCAAGCCCCAAAGCACTCAAAAACCCAAAGCTGCTAGACAGCCTTAAGTGGTGTGCCACCTTCTTCCTAAGTGTGTgaccacatttttttcttgtaactcTCCAGAACCTGCCTGGAACCAGTCCCACAAATCTGCTTGCTGCCTCCTGAACAAACCCTCCAGTTTCCTGCCTCCTGGCCTTCGTCATTCTTGTTTCCTGTGCCTAAACTGCTCACCATCTGGCAAACTCCTATTTATCCTATGAAACCCAACTGAAAAGACCCCTTCTCTGAAATACAGATGTCCTAGATATTGCATGGGCCTTGGAGGCAGGGGGCTTGGGTTCCAGTCCTGTCTCCACCTTGAGACTTGACAAATCACTTCAACTCCCAGGACGCCGGTTTCTTCACTTGTAGTTGTTTCTGTTTGTCTCCTCAACGTCAGCAGCATGTTTTATTCGTCTCAagtcttcttcttccttcccagTGCCTAAGACTGTAACTATCCCGCGATAATAATAAATCAGCACTAGCTTCTAGGCTCTGCGTTGGCCTTGTCCCCCAGCAGCCCTAGGGGAAGGCAGAGGCCCCCAAATTTACTCACAGGAAGTGCAAGGTTGGGGGTTCAACACCAGTGAGGAGTTAAGTGCTTGTAGGCAAAGGCGTGACCCCTCCCGCACTGGGGCCTCGTCCCCGCGTGGCTCCCAGCACTGGATACACAGGGCTGTAAGGACTCGGAACCCAGCTGCAGGGACGCAGTGGGCATCAGAGGCGGCCCAGTGTCACCCTCCAGGAGAGGGGAGTGCCGTGCCTCTCCCTCAAACAGACGCTCCGTGAAGGCGGCTCCCGACGTAACTCCTGCCTGACAATGTCTCCCGTATAGTAGGTGCTCGCCGAACACTTGCTGGAAAGTGAGCGAATGAATGACTCTGGGCAGGCTCTTTACCTCAACGTCACTCCTTCACCTATATACATTTCACCAGGCGTCATCTGTCTTTTaaacttgtttatattttttgaaaagtagacatttttagttttttaagtggTCACACTGATCAGCCTTTTGCTTCTTggccctctccttcctctgcaaGATTGAAGTTTTCCCAGGGTttgcatcatttttaaaagaaattcatattttgTATGCATTGGGAATTTATTTGGGTAGGAGCGAGGTAGGGTTGGAAGAATCTTTCCCAGTTGTCCTAACCCCATTTATTGAATTCTTTTCTCAttgatttgaaacattttctaaattctcaTCTGATTACCATATGCCTTTACTGCATCAACACCAGAAAATCCAATGAAACTGTCTGGAAGACATTTCTAAAAAGTGTCATCACATGTGACGGTGCCCAGAGACAGAGCAAGCTGATTCAGTTACTCAGTGATGCTTGTCTCTCGGCTCTGCTGTCTGCTTCAGCAGTGTCATCGAGATTACCAGACGGTGCAGGGACAACGGAGGCCGCAGGCGTCCTCGTGTACACACCTGTGCTTTATGAACAAGTCAGTCCTCCCAGCATCCCTTTGAAGCTGGTCCTCTAATACTCCATTTTGCAGCTGAGTTAATTGGCCCAAAGTCACACGGCTGCtaaggagcagagctgggattcaaacccaggctgttGGCTAGAGGACAGCCTCCTTGGGATGCCCTGCCTCTAGGTGGCACTGCTCACTTTACCTCTATTACATCTACCTTATTCCAACTATCCCATGCCTCCACAGGGTCCCCTGCTGTGTGACAAAGATGAGTCAGTCTCCTGGTCAACCTATGTACTCTCAACGTGTATTTCTGTGGTCTGTGGTCTCTGGTCTGGGCTGTGGACATCAGTGGGGCCAGATGACAGAAgatgccgcggccgggccggacTCGTGTGCTCCTTGGTGAGAGGCATGGGGGCTGGTTCCCCGGGTATCATCTGGTGCCTCTGAAGACCTCGGGGAAGGAACATGTGATGCGAGTTTCACAGCTGTCATTTAAACATGCGGAGCTATTCAGGAATAAAGAGTGACATTTAGTGACCTTTACCACGTGCCAGTAACACCCAGACACTTACCACCACTTGCAACTGGGAGCGGGAGGGTCCCATCAGACAGGCAAGGGAGATGCAGAACTGGGCTCACTGTGGGTCACCCAGCTAGAGGGACGCGAAGCGGGCAGCCCCCGTCTGAGCTGTCAGCCCTTTGATAAAAACCTACCAAATGAGGGCACGGACGGGCGGACGACGGATGGGCAGACGCGCGAGATGGCTGCACATGTCAAGAGCGCTCAGCGCAAAGGGTGCGTGCTCCTGTGCAGGTGGCACCAGCCCTGCCAGAGGGGCGGCCCTGGGGTGGTCTGTGGCGATTCAGGGGCGGGGGTGCCTCCCTGGGGTCCCTGGCTGGGCCTAGGCAGCGTGGAGGGCAAGTCCTGGGTCTCGCTCGCCGCGGGCTGAGGTGGATGGAGGGGCCCCTGGGCCCGTGTGCTTCCTTCCCTGTGGCTCACTTGCTCACCCGCTCCCTGAGCGCACGGTGGGCCTCCGCTCACTTAGCTGCACGCACCGGGAGCCGCGCCTGGTGGGGCTCTGTCAGGGTGGGCAGGGTCCGCTGCGGGCGGTGGGGGTCGGACAGGGCCGCATCACACTGGCAGCCTGGGCCGGGCCGTGGGGACGGGGGCAGGTGTCAGGGAGCGGGCGGGCTGCACGGGGCAGGACCCCCTCTCGTTCCTCAAGGTGCTGAGGGGCCCGGGTACCTGCAGCCAGGTTTCTCCAGCCCAAACCACCCCCCGAGGGAGCAACGGGGGACGGTTTATTTATAACATTACTTCCACGCACACGCTGGGCCCGCTATGAGCTCATGCTTCCAGCCCTCGTAATCTGTAAAACGCCAGTAAAATTACAAATGAGAGAGAAGCCCACAGAATGGATAACTCAGATCATGTAATTAGTTAATTTAATGTGAGGTATGATTGTTAAAATTGTGGTAACAATACACATAAAACTGACCCTTTTGGCCATTTCTAAGTGCCACTGGGTACACGCACCATGTTGTCAACAGTCACCGTCACCCATCTTGAGAACTCTGTCATCTCCCCAACAGGTGTTCTGTCCCCTCAAACAACATGCGTTGTGCTGAAACCAAACCATCACCTCATGTCTAGAGACTGTCACCAGGCGGGTTTGGGAGATGGTGCCCGGGTGACCAAACGGCCCGCCACATTCTCCTGGTCCAGCCACACCAGGAAGGCCTCACCCACGCCCTGACCGGGCCTCTGCTCCTCGGTGACAATCACACGGTGGGTATACATGTGGGACTCTGGCCACAGGGTCTTAGCTTAGTCATGGACTTAAACTGAGGGCTTCCTGGATGAAAATGGTTTCAAGAGCGAATTTTCCCTGCGTGAGAATCTGTGCCTGACTCAGCAGCTGGAGGGAGACAGGCGGCGAACCTGCGCCAGGCCTGCCTGTCCGGGGCCCCTGGGCTGAGCAGGCAGCCCGCAGCATGGCTCAGGACGGTCGCCGTGGAAATAGAAACACGCAGCTGAGCACTACGTGCAGAGACCTCGCTCTGAGAGCGCAGCCGGGTCTGCAGTATGACGCGGCTGGCTTGCCTTTCTGGCTGCTGACCGGGGTGGGCGGTGGGGGCGAGGCAGGGACAGGCCGAGGCTCTGCCGGGGCGGGGGGACAGGGGCCAGTGCTCAGATACACACGGGATCGCGCGCCCCAGGGAGGGGCCGGGGTCTGCACCGCGGGCAACTGGGTGGATTGCCCTGCAGCACAAGGCACGGAACTGGGCACAGGTCGGGGGGTGCCGACTCTCAGGTGCGTGGGGGGCAGAACGCCTGCCCACATGATACCCACATCCTGATTCCAGAAAGCTGTGATCTGCTCCCTCCTAAAGCAAGTGCTGCCCCCAGGCTGCTGACAATGAGGGTCTGGGGGAGAAAAAGGCGTGGGAGGCACCGGGGAGAGATGAGGCCAAGGTGCCCCCCGCGAGGAGCTGAGAGAGAAGGGTGGGCTGCTGTAGGACAGGGTGAGGCGTCTGAGGGGCGTGGCCAGGGGGAGGGAAGCCAGAGCATTCCGCGGAGAGAACATTAAGTGCCCCAAAGGCTGCACAAGACAGAGTACACGATGGGACAGGAAGACTCCCGCTTCAGCGGTGCAGCCTGGGGGTGGCCTCAGGGGCGCCAGGGCGGAAGAGCGGTCAGAGAGCCAGTGGGGAGAACAGGATGGGTGGGGGGCTGCCAAATCCCAGCCTGCAACGGAAGAGCCTGGAGGGGGCGAGGACCCTGCAGGGCAGACTGACAGCCCCTGTGTGCGCAGGAGCAGGGCTGGCTGTGGTGAGGGGGATGGAGGGACGGGAGGAAGGCTGTGAAGCCGGGAAACGTGCGGGGCCAGAAGAGGGAGCGATCCTTTGCTCCAGGATTGATCAAATCCTCCTTCCTTGGCTGGGGAACCTCCTGCAAAGCACAGATGCTCTTCCCCAGGGGAAAAAGGATCACGAGAGCAAATCGTGGCTTTTAACTTCAGCTTTCAAGTACACCACAGCCTGTGTGCACCTTCAGAAAAGTAAGTTGTACGtgactgccaaaaaaaaagaaaaaaaaagaggaataaacATTGTCTCTTTGGTGATGTTGCCATGAGAAATCCTTGTCCAAAAACTGCAGCAACTCCCTATTCAGATTGGGTGTCGCTGACTGGTCCCCACAGTCACAACTCCGACTAGCCGTCAATCACGTTGTCCCAGGAGGGGTCATGAGACCCAGAACTCCTGCGTGGGAGCAGCTGGAATCAGCAGCAGGAGGGTGCTGGGGGTGCAGGTCACCTTAGACGTGGGGTGGGGCTCGGCGTGAGGATGGACTGCCGGGCTCGTGTCCCGACACCCTTAGAGCAGCACGGCCTTCGGCAGAGCTGGGGGTCTGCGCGAACTAGTGCTTGTTTTTGAGGTATCTGAAAAGTGCCACAGATCCGGGCACTTAGTGTTTATCTAATGGTCCCTTTCGGGGCGATGGAGCCACAAGGGGCAGAGCCCAGGATCAGACCCAGGTCGGGCTCGAAGCCCACACGCTCTACGGATCTCCAGGACTGTCCCTACCAACAGTCCACGCGACACCTCGTACTGTCATCTGGTGGACAATCGAAAAACGCATTCTAGAAAACGGGGACAACACAGACCGCATTAAAACCCGTGTCACCCAGGAAACCGCTCTCAAGCCTGCTGTGTGCCTCCCCACTGCTCGGGCCCATGTGGGCTTCGGTGCTTCTCCCGCATACTTTCATCACGCTCTTGCCTTTGGTTACAAAGCTGGGAAACTCCGTGCTTCCGGAGGGCAGGCAGTTGGCTCAGGCTGCCCAATGCCTGGCACAGCACGGACACAGGGGCAGCCTCGTGACCAGCGATGGGCTGAACCGAGGGATGCTGCCACCTGCCCTTGAGCTCCCACCTCTGGGGGCAGCTTCGTGCGCAAATTCCTGTCACCAGGCTCTGCAGCTTTGCCCAGTGGCCCACAGCCGCCAGGGCCGGCCCACTCCAGGCCCTGGGGGGCGGACAGCAGACACTCTCTCACTGTTGCCCTTTCTGTCCTGGAAACCACAGGGATTGGCACAACCTCTGAAATCTGTCTCTGCTCAAGTGTAGACACCTACTTACCAAAGTGATCCATTAGCCAAGCCACTCTCATTCGATGGCGATGATGTGTGTTACCACAGAACCAGCCCTGACCCGAGGCCTGGAGAGGCAGGTGCTGCTGGCAGGAGGGGGAAAGTCCAGTACCTAACACAGGCCAGGTCACGCTGTTCCAGGACAGAACCCGGCTCAGCTCCTTGGCAGCACCCCAAACTTGTGAACTGATTTTCCGGGTCCACGGAGCAGGGCCACTCTATCTTGTTTATACTAGCTCCGAGCACAGGTCCTGACGTTGTAAACATCCACTGAAGGCTGGGTGCACAGCTTGGCGGGGAGCATGGCTGGGATCTCAGCAACCCAATCTCAGCCTGACGTCACACCTGGCTTTGCCAAGGTCACAGCTGGGAGGCGCGCCGGACGGCCACTTGACTCTCTGACGCCTCCGGAGGTGGGCAGGCCCAAAGCCAATAAAAGCGGCCCTCTGGCTGACCAAGATCTGCTGAGGGACACACTCCCCTCGTTAGTGGTTCCTGGAGCGGACGTCAAGTGCAGCCTCCTGCTCACAGGCTGGGCTTGGGATAGCCGCTACGGGGCATGAGATCGGCTACCGCGGGAGTTTGGGGAATATGTAAAATGAAATCATCACTGAGAATGGTAACTCCTTTGTAATGTGGAGGTCTCTGCTGTAAAGGTGTTTGCTTTAATAAGATTACTTTAGAAACAGGAAGATTACTTCTCAAAATCATAGGATCCAGCTCTCTTGCCAATTCTGATTATCACAGAATATGATAAGACAATGATTTTGATACAAAATAGTAATAAACTGTGGAATCACAAGGATCATACTTCAAAGAACTGGCACCAGTCAAGCGCTGTCTGTCCCCGAGGCTTCTGAGCATCTCACAGGGTCACCTCAGCCCATCCGCACCACCGTGCTGTCCCTATGCCCCTCAAAGGAGGCTCGGCTCACTAGAGGGTCGAGACCTGGGCTGTGGGAGGTCTTCCAGTCCTCGGTCAGGGAGCACCTCACCCCCATGCCACCTGCCCTGGCATACGGGTCTATCGGGACAGCCTCAGCCTCGAAGCCTTTGGGCCAATGGTGGGGGCGGCTGAATGACTCAGCAGTGACCAGCGTGGGCTCCAGAGAGAACAGAGTAACAAAGGTCACAGCCGCTAAGTCTTAAGATTCCTTCTGTGTGCTGGACATGGTTCCACATGTCCCCCTGTCGAAACTCGTTTAACAGGGACAGGAGCAGCTCCCTCCCAGGGTGACCACAGTGCCCAAAGCACCGCCGGGCACAGACGAGCGCTCGGGTGCGCCAGCGATGACTCGAAGGCTGGGCTGGCTCTGTGAGTGCTGGCCCTcacccctgctccctgccaggtcTTGCCGGTGCTGGCCTGGACAGGGCTCGGTCGACCTCCAGGGAGGAACTGGAGTTCAGACTGTGCAGGTCCACGAGGAAGAGCAGCTGGGTCACGAGGAAGCTCTGGAGGTGGGCGCGTTCAAGTTCCGTGACTCCAGGGGTGCAGGGTCACCGCCGCGCTCGCTCTGGCTCTGGCGGGCCCGGGCCTGCTGATCTTCCTCCACGAGGTCCGCCACCAGGTTCAGCCGGCAGGCCCTGAGCGCCCCCACCAGGTGGGACACAGCTGCGTCCTCCTTCCTGCTGTTCCTCCAGACCCTCAGCGACTCCCTCACCTGTTCGGCCAGGTTTCGGGGATACTTCTCCTCGATGGCATCGATCTTGGCGTCGGACACTTTGAGTTGACGAGCCAGTCTCCTCCAGTCCTTCCCCACATTGTCACAGATGATGTCAAATGCTGCACGCAGGTCTGGGGAGGGAAAGGACACAGTGATTCACCAGAGGTCTGGGGAGGTCCTTAGGAGGCAGGTAACCCCCAACCCCTGCTCCCAAATGGGCTTCTCAGAGATGACCCAGAGGTCCCCCTGCAGGGGCTGAAGTCACCCAGCAGCAGAGGGGCCAAGGGAAGGTCCCAGAAAGCCCAAGAGTATGTATGGCAACCCTGGGAAACCAACACCCACCCCCCCAGCTCTTCCTTCAGAATCTGCCATGCTGACCCCTGGTCTCCAGGCCCTGGCTACTGTGTCCTCATCTGCTGAGAGCAGCAGGCCGGGCGCTACAGACTCTACAAGGCTGTTTCTGGAAttggggggagcagggaggaggacaAAATGCTTCTTGGGAGGCTCCTGCCAAGCTGCACCTCCAGCTCCGAACCCCCAAGACGCTGTCGGCCTGAGTGCCAACTCCTCCAGCCCCGAGAGCCTTGTGAGGTGGGTACTCGTGTTACTAGGACCATTCATCCAGATAAGAAAACAGGCACAGGGAACGGAAGTCACTGCCTGAGGTCCTGCAGCTGGacaacagcagagccaggacgtGAAACCTTGACGGTGTAATGCCAGAGTCCGTTCTTAACCATTACGCAAAAACTGCCTTCtggggccctgggttcaatccccagtacctctactaaagGAAGAACATctaaaaaacccaacaaaacacTGCTTCCTGGAAAAGAGCAATGTAAAATTGTCTCTCATCAACCCACCAAAACCTGCGGTTGCTCTTCTGGTG is a genomic window of Camelus bactrianus isolate YW-2024 breed Bactrian camel chromosome 10, ASM4877302v1, whole genome shotgun sequence containing:
- the FADD gene encoding FAS-associated death domain protein; this encodes MDPFLLLLHSVSTGLSSSELTELKFLCQSRVGKRKLERVQSGLDLFSVLLEQNELSSEHTVLLRELLVSLRRQDLLRRLDDFEAGAAGGAAPEERDLRAAFDIICDNVGKDWRRLARQLKVSDAKIDAIEEKYPRNLAEQVRESLRVWRNSRKEDAAVSHLVGALRACRLNLVADLVEEDQQARARQSQSERGGDPAPLESRNLNAPTSRASS